One genomic window of Bactrocera dorsalis isolate Fly_Bdor chromosome 4, ASM2337382v1, whole genome shotgun sequence includes the following:
- the LOC105232142 gene encoding vanin-like protein 1, with the protein MCRIPLGNCKTLTLSLACALLLLQPTEQSPLKPLAADDTNSTESLYYTAGVVEFRPSRNASDVALADNLAGYLEIISSEAAEPTDIIVFPESTLNGGDTATYVPEPESGTTPCLLGNASDYADFLVQISCAARAARKYIVINLTERSKCVVSAADPRPCAPNGLNIFNTNVVFDREGKVISRYRKWNLYGEPKNTTYSAELSTFDTDFGVVFGHFVCFDILFYEPAQRLVSLGFTDVIFTSMWFSQIPFLTGVQFQESWAYSNDVNVLAAGSSLPAVGSTGSGIYAGRAGPILSVMNTGEGERRIYVARVPKKTQNKRSVPAAIQVTETVVKPKATQRLSQADITLKRDYLENYESILVDLTNASSRAEHDVCHKTFCCHFELQWHQLTTGGEGQYYTYRLGAYEGMRNEAGAETTNAIRNCAVFTCIGEDIYDCGRIFPADVVQQPQVAFDRITIESNYQTGYPYLLMPNSLRDDLKPLAVNEFVFEEYDLLVDSVVMRHARYTLNTTTDNLLAFSIYGNFYNGDGFINDTTSSPPTESTTTVDPNAGGGAAVLLKPIFLIWALAVLQGVVA; encoded by the exons atgtGCCGAATACCGTTGGGTAACTGCAAAACGTTGACTTTATCGCTGGCGTGTGCACTGCTACTGCTACAACCAACGGAACAG AGTCCGCTGAAGCCGCTTGCAGCCGATGATACAAATAGTACGGAGTCATTATATTACACAGCCGGCGTTGTGGAGTTTCGACCCTCTAGAAATGCATCAGATGTTGCTTTGGCAGACAATCTCGCCGGTTACTTGGAAATAATAAGCTCGGAAGCTGCTGAACCCACAGACATTATTGTTTTCCCCGAGAGCACACTAAATGGTGGTGATACCGCCACATATGTACCCGAGCCCGAAAGCGGCACGACACCTTGCTTGCTGGGCAACGCTAGCGACTATGCCGACTTTCTGGTGCAGATATCATGTGCTGCGCGCGCGGCGCGTAAATACATTGTTATCAATTTGACCGAGCGCTCAAAGTGTGTCGTTTCCGCAGCCGATCCGCGTCCATGTGCACCGAATGgtctaaatattttcaatactaaCGTTGTGTTCGATCGTGAGGGCAAGGTAATTTCACGTTATCGCAAATGGAATCTATATGGCGAGCCGAAGAATACCACATATAGTGCGGAATTGAGCACCTTCGACACCGATTTCGGCGTAGTATTTGGGCATTTCGTCTGTTTTGATATACTGTTTTATGAGCCCGCACAGCGGTTGGTTAGTTTGGGTTTTACGGATGTGATCTTTACATCGATGTGGTTCTCGCAGATACCATTTCTGACGG GGGTTCAATTCCAAGAGTCATGGGCTTACTCAAACGATGTTAATGTGCTCGCTGCTGGCTCTAGTCTTCCGGCCGTCGGCTCAACTGGTTCAGGCATCTATGCTGGGCGCGCTGGTCCTATACTTTCCGTAATGAATACCGGTGAAGGTGAACGTCGTATATATGTCGCTAGAGTGCCAAAGAAGACACAAAACAAGCGTAGTGTACCGGCTGCGATACAAGTCACTGAGACTGTGGTGAAGCCGAAAGCAACACAGCGTCTAAGCCAAGCTGATATTACATTGAAACGTGACTACTTGGAGAATTATGAGAGCATTTTAGTCGATTTGACGAATGCTAGTAGTCGCGCCGAGCACGATGTGTGCCATAAAACCTTCTGCTGTCACTTTGAGCTGCAATGGCACCAACTGACCACTGGTGGTGAAGGTCAATACTACACCTACCGTTTAGGTGCCTACGAAGGTATGCGCAATGAGGCGGGCGCTGAGACTACAAATGCGATACGCAATTGTGCCGTATTTACATGTATCGGTGAAGATATATACGATTGTGGACGTATCTTCCCCGCCGATGTCGTACAGCAGCCGCAAGTCGCTTTCGATCGCATTACTATTGAGTCCAACTACCAGACGGGCTATCCATATTTGCTGATGCCGAACAGTTTGCGTGATGATCTCAAGCCTTTGGCGGTGAATGAATTTGTGTTCGAGGAGTACGATCTATTGGT TGACTCGGTAGTAATGCGTCATGCGCGTTATACTTTGAACACAACAACCGACAATCTATTGGCTTTCTCGATTTATGGTAATTTCTACAATGGGGACGGTTTCATAAATGACACCACGAGCTCACCGCCAACAGAAAGTACGACAACTGTTGATCCAAATGCTGGCGGAGGCGCAGCGGTCTTActaaaaccaatatttttgatttgggCATTGGCCGTTTTGCAAGGAGTAGTTGCTTGA